One genomic window of Kaistia geumhonensis includes the following:
- a CDS encoding LysR family transcriptional regulator, translating to MSAFMHVHLVALRYFRETVRCGSMRQAAEQLNVAASAINRQILKLEDQMECRLFERLAEGVRLTAAGEVLYRYVLRLERDLDRAMSEIDDLRGLRRGHVSIACEDGIARDFLPAMLSAFHREFPKVTYTIDVATAHGVMASVAEGTADIGIAMAPPRRAEVSVECELAMPIGVIAAPGHALVGRASVKMSDLVQEQMVQMREGSGGGTLLYSLINGWTARPSFIETNASDAVTNLVRAGLGVGVRSPIGILRELRACELVFIPIQDPMIEPPLLSVYARQGRTLPTAGAIMLERIKQDMPAFSQAVSEALGAGRKTAQDGAASLPESAASSCSIEGSNASSV from the coding sequence ATGTCGGCCTTCATGCACGTCCATCTCGTGGCGCTGCGCTACTTTCGCGAGACCGTGCGCTGCGGTTCGATGCGCCAGGCCGCCGAGCAGCTCAACGTCGCCGCCTCCGCCATCAATCGCCAGATCCTCAAGCTCGAGGATCAGATGGAGTGCCGGCTGTTCGAGCGGCTGGCCGAAGGCGTCCGGCTCACGGCGGCCGGCGAAGTGCTCTACCGCTACGTGCTGCGGCTGGAGCGCGACCTCGATCGAGCCATGTCCGAGATCGACGATCTGCGCGGGCTCAGGCGCGGCCATGTGTCGATCGCCTGCGAAGACGGCATCGCGCGCGACTTCCTTCCCGCCATGCTCTCCGCCTTCCACCGCGAGTTCCCGAAGGTCACCTACACGATCGACGTCGCGACCGCGCATGGCGTGATGGCGAGCGTCGCCGAGGGGACCGCCGATATCGGCATCGCCATGGCGCCGCCCCGACGTGCCGAGGTCTCGGTCGAGTGCGAACTCGCAATGCCGATCGGCGTCATCGCCGCTCCAGGCCACGCCCTGGTCGGCCGCGCGAGCGTGAAGATGTCCGACCTCGTGCAGGAGCAGATGGTCCAGATGCGCGAGGGAAGCGGCGGCGGGACGCTGCTCTATTCGCTCATCAATGGCTGGACGGCGCGCCCGTCCTTCATCGAGACCAACGCATCCGATGCGGTCACCAATCTCGTCCGCGCGGGGCTCGGGGTCGGCGTGCGCTCCCCCATCGGCATCTTGCGGGAGCTGCGCGCCTGCGAACTGGTCTTCATCCCGATCCAGGATCCGATGATCGAGCCGCCGCTCCTCTCCGTCTATGCGCGGCAGGGCCGCACGCTGCCGACGGCCGGCGCCATCATGCTGGAGCGCATCAAGCAGGACATGCCGGCCTTCTCGCAGGCCGTGTCGGAAGCGCTCGGTGCTGGGCGAAAGACGGCGCAGGACGGCGCCGCTTCCCTGCCGGAGTCTGCCGCCTCGTCGTGCTCGATCGAGGGATCGAACGCCTCTTCGGTTTGA
- a CDS encoding ABC transporter substrate-binding protein — protein MPTGSTPLNRTRGIPRFGAVMALALAASAAAGLPQAGAAELQKLSVVLGYVPNVESFGPEYALKMGYFKDEGLDVTIIPAGQGVDQVQMVSAGTVDIGISNPEQILAGTAQGGKFKVFAAEFQKTPVAMTCRKDSGIEKATDLKGKRLGIKTPAKPFADLFMAKNNIDPSTVETTTIGPNDISVLISGRIDCEVTTFAFNEPRLIEQAGVPVNVFSFGDYGLNSQNDSYFVTDGFFADPAKKELLVKYLRAEIKAWEAFFKDPDMAAKFMVEGGFTDGLDIEQQTYQAHKQALYMTDALTAEKGLFWVSPKTWAETADNAVASKVTDTRIDPTPLLTTDILEKVAPPKM, from the coding sequence ATGCCGACAGGCTCGACGCCGCTCAACAGGACCAGGGGGATCCCCCGCTTCGGCGCCGTGATGGCGCTCGCCCTCGCCGCATCGGCTGCGGCCGGGTTGCCGCAAGCCGGCGCCGCGGAGCTGCAGAAGCTCTCGGTCGTGCTCGGCTATGTGCCGAATGTCGAAAGCTTCGGCCCCGAATACGCGCTGAAGATGGGATACTTCAAGGACGAGGGCCTGGACGTCACCATCATCCCGGCCGGCCAGGGCGTCGATCAGGTGCAGATGGTCTCGGCAGGCACCGTCGATATCGGCATCTCCAATCCCGAGCAGATCCTTGCCGGCACCGCGCAGGGCGGCAAGTTCAAGGTCTTCGCAGCCGAATTCCAGAAGACGCCGGTCGCCATGACCTGCCGCAAGGACTCCGGCATCGAGAAGGCGACCGACCTCAAAGGCAAGCGCCTCGGCATCAAGACCCCGGCCAAGCCCTTCGCCGACCTCTTCATGGCGAAGAACAACATCGATCCGTCGACCGTCGAGACGACGACGATCGGACCGAACGACATCTCGGTGCTGATCTCGGGCCGCATCGACTGCGAGGTCACGACCTTCGCCTTCAACGAGCCTCGCCTGATCGAGCAGGCCGGCGTTCCGGTCAACGTCTTCTCGTTCGGCGATTATGGCCTCAACTCGCAGAACGACTCCTATTTCGTGACCGACGGCTTCTTCGCCGATCCGGCGAAGAAGGAGTTGCTGGTCAAATATCTGCGCGCCGAGATCAAGGCCTGGGAGGCCTTCTTCAAGGATCCCGACATGGCCGCGAAGTTCATGGTCGAGGGCGGGTTCACCGACGGGCTCGACATCGAGCAGCAGACCTACCAGGCGCACAAGCAGGCGCTCTACATGACCGACGCGCTGACTGCCGAGAAGGGCCTGTTCTGGGTCAGTCCCAAGACCTGGGCCGAGACCGCCGATAACGCCGTCGCCTCGAAGGTCACCGACACGCGGATCGATCCGACGCCGCTTCTGACCACCGATATCCTCGAGAAGGTCGCGCCGCCGAAAATGTAG
- a CDS encoding ABC transporter permease has protein sequence MSSILLAEAGAARPSPVAVRRIRLPLGLVLPPALFVAVLIILWAVLSATGTIPRYILPAPDAILAEFVKNHAVLTKHALFTTGEALAGFLIGNTAAVLMAILFSYSRLMRDAFYPFALISRAIPIVAFTPLLVLVLGRGLPPVIAVVSIAVYFPAFLNMMRGLASADVDCHEMLHTLSATRWQRLKIVDIPASMPYLFAALKVSASAAFICALVAEWIGANTGLGYLVVISGQYFKLPTLWAAIIVAAALTLLLLAAVVTAERLLHRWTAAPAEL, from the coding sequence ATGAGCAGCATCCTGTTGGCCGAAGCCGGAGCCGCGCGGCCATCGCCCGTCGCCGTCCGCCGCATCCGCCTGCCGCTCGGCCTCGTCCTGCCGCCGGCGCTTTTCGTCGCCGTCCTGATCATCCTCTGGGCCGTGTTGTCGGCGACGGGCACGATCCCGCGCTACATCCTTCCCGCGCCGGATGCGATCCTCGCGGAATTCGTCAAGAACCATGCCGTGCTGACCAAGCATGCGCTGTTCACGACCGGTGAGGCCCTGGCAGGATTTCTGATCGGGAACACGGCCGCCGTCCTCATGGCAATCCTCTTCTCCTATTCGCGGCTCATGCGCGACGCGTTCTATCCGTTCGCGCTGATCTCGCGCGCCATACCCATCGTCGCCTTCACGCCACTCCTCGTTCTCGTGCTCGGGCGCGGCCTGCCGCCGGTCATCGCCGTCGTGTCGATCGCCGTCTATTTCCCGGCCTTCCTCAACATGATGCGCGGTCTCGCCTCCGCCGATGTCGACTGTCACGAGATGCTGCATACGCTGTCGGCGACCCGGTGGCAGCGGCTGAAGATCGTCGATATCCCTGCCTCGATGCCCTATCTCTTCGCCGCGCTGAAAGTGAGCGCGTCGGCCGCTTTCATCTGCGCGCTCGTGGCCGAATGGATCGGCGCCAATACCGGGCTCGGCTACCTCGTCGTCATCTCGGGCCAGTACTTCAAGCTGCCGACCCTGTGGGCTGCCATCATCGTCGCCGCCGCGCTGACGCTGCTGCTCCTCGCCGCCGTCGTCACGGCCGAGCGGTTGCTGCACCGCTGGACCGCGGCACCCGCCGAGCTCTGA
- the ccoN gene encoding cytochrome-c oxidase, cbb3-type subunit I, which translates to MKNSGWIIGLAVATFAAVVSAGLAQDELFRAHMWVLTLCLGGGTLYLLRSASFEPAAPVDPEAYMDGPIRVGTILTVFWGVVGFLVGVVVALQMAYPDLNIQPWFNFGRMRPLHTSAVVFAFGGSALLTTSLYVVQRTTRARLFGGGLAWFVMWGYQLFIVMAATGYLLGITQGREYAEPEWYVDLWLTIVWVAYLVLFLGTLVKRKEPHIYVANWFYLAFIVTVAMLHVVNNLAMPIAPFSEKSYSAFSGVQDALTQWWYGHNAVGFFLTAGFLGMMYYFLPKQANRPVYSYRLSIIHFWSLIFLYIWAGPHHLFYTALPDWAQTLGMVFSIMLWMPSWGGMINGLLTLRGAWDKIRTDPIIRMMVIAVAFYGMSTFEGPMMSIRSVNALSHYTNWTIGHVHSGALGWVGMISFGAVYFLTPRLWNRERLYSLRMVNWHFWLATLGIVIYAAVMWVAGITQGLMWREYNDQGFLVYSFAEVVAAMHPYYVLRALGGVLYLAGGIVMAVNVTMTILGKVRSERPLVGTLAQAKPAV; encoded by the coding sequence GTGAAAAACAGCGGTTGGATCATAGGGCTGGCGGTCGCCACTTTCGCGGCGGTCGTATCAGCCGGCTTGGCACAGGACGAGTTGTTCCGTGCGCATATGTGGGTGCTGACGCTCTGCCTGGGCGGCGGCACGCTCTACCTTCTACGCTCCGCCAGCTTCGAGCCGGCGGCGCCGGTCGACCCCGAAGCCTATATGGACGGCCCGATCCGCGTCGGAACGATCCTGACGGTGTTCTGGGGCGTGGTCGGCTTCCTGGTCGGCGTCGTCGTCGCGCTGCAGATGGCCTATCCCGACCTCAACATCCAGCCCTGGTTCAATTTCGGCCGCATGCGGCCGCTGCACACCTCGGCGGTGGTCTTCGCCTTCGGCGGTTCGGCGCTGCTCACGACCAGCCTCTATGTCGTTCAGCGCACGACGCGGGCGCGACTCTTCGGCGGCGGCCTCGCCTGGTTCGTCATGTGGGGCTACCAGCTCTTCATCGTGATGGCCGCGACGGGCTATCTGCTCGGCATCACGCAGGGCCGCGAATATGCCGAGCCTGAGTGGTATGTCGACCTCTGGCTGACGATCGTCTGGGTCGCCTATCTGGTGCTGTTCCTCGGCACGCTCGTGAAGCGCAAGGAACCACACATCTATGTGGCGAACTGGTTCTATCTCGCCTTCATCGTCACGGTCGCGATGCTGCATGTCGTCAACAACCTGGCGATGCCGATCGCGCCGTTCAGCGAGAAGAGCTACTCCGCCTTCTCCGGCGTGCAGGACGCGCTGACGCAGTGGTGGTACGGCCATAACGCGGTCGGCTTCTTCCTGACCGCCGGCTTCCTCGGCATGATGTATTACTTCCTGCCGAAGCAGGCCAACCGGCCAGTCTATTCCTACCGCCTGTCGATCATCCACTTCTGGTCGCTGATCTTCCTCTATATCTGGGCCGGTCCGCACCATCTCTTCTATACGGCGCTGCCGGACTGGGCGCAGACTCTCGGCATGGTGTTCTCGATCATGCTGTGGATGCCCTCCTGGGGCGGCATGATCAACGGCCTGCTCACGCTGCGCGGCGCCTGGGACAAGATCCGCACCGACCCGATCATCCGCATGATGGTCATCGCGGTGGCCTTCTACGGCATGTCGACCTTCGAGGGGCCGATGATGTCGATCCGCTCGGTCAACGCGCTGTCGCACTACACCAACTGGACCATCGGCCACGTGCATTCCGGCGCGCTCGGCTGGGTCGGCATGATCTCCTTCGGCGCCGTCTATTTCCTGACGCCCCGCCTCTGGAACCGCGAGCGGCTCTACTCGCTGCGCATGGTGAACTGGCACTTCTGGCTGGCGACGCTCGGCATCGTCATCTACGCCGCCGTCATGTGGGTCGCCGGCATCACGCAGGGCCTGATGTGGCGCGAGTACAACGACCAGGGCTTCCTCGTCTATTCCTTCGCCGAGGTCGTGGCGGCCATGCATCCCTACTACGTCCTGCGCGCCCTCGGCGGCGTGCTCTACCTCGCCGGCGGCATCGTGATGGCGGTCAACGTCACCATGACCATCCTCGGCAAGGTGCGCAGCGAACGGCCGCTCGTCGGCACGCTCGCGCAGGCCAAACCCGCAGTCTAG
- a CDS encoding helix-turn-helix domain-containing protein produces MHLLDIGEVAARAGVAPSTLRYYEEIGLIASVSRHGLRRQFGPEVLLQLKLIALGKMAGFPLETIGAMFGSAGGFELPRDRLLDKAEAIDLQVRELAALAETLRHIARCKAPSHLECPSFRKLLAAAGRDETPGKGNRRFSAERV; encoded by the coding sequence ATGCATCTGCTCGATATCGGCGAGGTCGCTGCGAGGGCCGGAGTCGCCCCGTCCACGCTGCGCTACTACGAGGAGATCGGCCTGATCGCGTCGGTTTCGCGTCATGGCCTCCGGCGTCAGTTCGGTCCCGAAGTGCTGCTGCAGCTGAAGCTGATCGCGCTCGGCAAGATGGCCGGCTTTCCGCTTGAAACGATCGGCGCCATGTTCGGGTCGGCCGGCGGCTTCGAGCTGCCGCGCGACAGGCTGCTCGATAAGGCTGAGGCGATCGATCTTCAGGTGCGCGAGCTCGCCGCGCTGGCCGAGACGCTGCGCCACATCGCCCGCTGCAAGGCGCCTTCGCATCTCGAATGCCCTTCCTTCCGCAAGCTGCTCGCAGCCGCCGGACGGGACGAGACGCCGGGGAAGGGAAACCGCCGCTTCAGCGCTGAGCGCGTGTGA
- a CDS encoding sulfite exporter TauE/SafE family protein: MLIGILLTGLAMGLASSLHCAGMCGPIACAMLFGVPADRPATLLMRTLLAQSGRVASYMAAGAAFGVFGAGLYGVVNAEAAHQLMQWVAALTIVWMGLAVAGVVPAMAGLDRLLLPLAGRIGGWRLRFAGAGPAPLFAGGLLWGAMPCAMVYAALLNSLLTGSVEGGVTLMAGFGLGTLPAVTFAALGLDRLRRVTRTPLRRSLAGAALVAAGIAGLLLTAPGGPLCLT, translated from the coding sequence ATGCTGATCGGCATCCTCCTCACCGGCCTCGCGATGGGCCTCGCCTCCAGCCTGCATTGTGCCGGAATGTGCGGGCCGATCGCCTGCGCCATGCTCTTCGGCGTCCCCGCCGATCGGCCGGCGACGCTCCTGATGCGCACGCTCCTCGCGCAGTCCGGCCGCGTCGCGAGCTATATGGCGGCCGGGGCCGCCTTCGGCGTGTTCGGCGCCGGCCTTTACGGCGTCGTGAACGCGGAGGCCGCACATCAGCTCATGCAATGGGTCGCGGCGCTGACGATCGTTTGGATGGGGCTCGCGGTCGCCGGCGTGGTTCCGGCCATGGCCGGGCTCGACCGTCTGCTGCTGCCGCTCGCGGGCCGGATCGGCGGCTGGCGCCTGCGCTTCGCCGGGGCCGGCCCGGCGCCGCTCTTCGCGGGAGGCCTCCTCTGGGGCGCCATGCCCTGCGCGATGGTCTATGCGGCGCTGCTCAACTCGCTGCTCACAGGATCGGTCGAGGGCGGCGTGACGCTGATGGCAGGTTTCGGGCTCGGCACTCTGCCGGCCGTCACGTTCGCGGCTCTGGGGCTCGACCGCCTTCGCCGCGTCACGCGCACGCCGCTCCGCCGCAGCCTCGCCGGCGCCGCGCTCGTCGCGGCCGGCATCGCCGGCCTGCTGCTCACCGCGCCGGGCGGCCCGCTCTGCCTGACGTAA
- a CDS encoding LLM class flavin-dependent oxidoreductase — protein MQAVATVPMGIMNQMWAANDVSDRDAIRTAIDEIDHADRLGFDSVWIGEHHHVRPDNPFYGRIPASEIFLAHIAARTKRIRVGTGVRVLSTTSAQRAAEEMSLLHLLTDGRVEFGVGLGANQLVEEDRATKAARFRALLDELLGILAGEIGPAISPNPDPSIRSTIFAAARDEGTIDHLAANGINLVVGQAEMPHVQAPYISRYRASGGKGRTRGVRLVFVAPTRAEALERSAAAAQSYFRLMLGKGYHKQAVESGAAPAAPQTDAEKRRLASFIVGSPEEVVAELDAYVETTGVDQLDVMVQIPGLATEDVRRSMALVQQEVRPFLAINRNAAARSVA, from the coding sequence ATGCAGGCGGTTGCGACTGTGCCGATGGGCATCATGAACCAGATGTGGGCTGCGAACGACGTCAGCGACCGCGACGCCATCCGCACGGCCATCGACGAGATCGATCACGCCGACCGGCTCGGCTTCGACTCCGTCTGGATCGGCGAGCATCACCATGTCCGGCCCGACAATCCCTTCTACGGCCGCATCCCGGCATCGGAGATCTTCCTCGCCCATATCGCGGCGCGCACCAAGCGCATCCGCGTCGGAACGGGCGTTCGGGTGCTCTCGACGACGAGCGCCCAGCGGGCGGCCGAGGAGATGAGCCTGCTCCATCTCCTGACCGACGGGCGGGTCGAGTTCGGCGTCGGCCTCGGCGCCAACCAGCTCGTCGAGGAGGATCGCGCCACCAAGGCGGCGCGGTTCCGCGCCCTGCTCGACGAGCTTCTCGGGATTCTCGCCGGCGAGATCGGACCCGCCATCTCGCCCAATCCCGATCCGTCGATCCGATCGACCATCTTCGCCGCCGCGCGCGACGAGGGGACGATCGATCATCTCGCCGCCAACGGGATCAACCTCGTCGTCGGACAGGCCGAGATGCCGCATGTCCAGGCACCCTATATCTCGCGCTACCGGGCGAGCGGCGGCAAGGGGCGCACGCGCGGCGTCCGCCTCGTCTTCGTGGCGCCGACCCGGGCGGAGGCGCTGGAGAGGAGCGCTGCCGCTGCGCAGAGCTATTTCCGCCTGATGCTCGGCAAGGGCTACCACAAGCAGGCCGTCGAGAGCGGCGCGGCGCCGGCGGCGCCGCAGACGGATGCGGAGAAGCGGCGCCTTGCGAGCTTCATCGTCGGATCGCCGGAGGAGGTCGTGGCCGAGCTCGATGCCTATGTCGAGACGACCGGCGTCGACCAGCTCGACGTGATGGTCCAGATCCCCGGCCTCGCGACCGAGGACGTCCGGCGCTCGATGGCGCTGGTCCAGCAGGAGGTCCGCCCTTTCCTCGCCATCAACAGGAACGCTGCCGCCCGTTCGGTCGCCTGA
- a CDS encoding ABC transporter permease produces the protein MALVSEAAPSPTLRQARLSDWLRALGGPRAVLAPMVVLAVVLAAWQFLASSGAISPLILPSPIAIAGALVTDGGALVYNAAYTTIEALTGFVVGNVIGFLLAVVFLHSDLSRRTIYPLAIAAQAVPIVAVAPALIIWFGNGMAPKIFVTVFLVFFPMLVNALRGLRNVDADVAELLYTLSATPMQQLRMVRLPASVPFVFSALKLSACACFVAAIVAEWIAADRGLGHLIVLYGSQYRMPQVWAAVLIGTAISMIVYGAVVFAEGRLAPWLIRRRLPSE, from the coding sequence ATGGCCCTTGTGAGCGAAGCCGCCCCATCGCCCACCCTACGTCAGGCCCGGCTGTCCGACTGGCTTCGCGCGCTCGGGGGGCCGCGCGCGGTGCTCGCCCCGATGGTCGTCCTGGCGGTCGTCCTAGCGGCCTGGCAGTTCCTGGCCTCGAGCGGCGCGATCTCGCCGCTGATCCTGCCCTCGCCGATCGCGATCGCCGGAGCTCTCGTGACCGATGGCGGAGCGCTCGTCTACAACGCGGCCTACACCACCATCGAGGCGCTGACGGGCTTCGTGGTCGGCAATGTCATCGGCTTCCTGCTCGCCGTCGTCTTCCTGCATTCCGATCTGTCCCGCCGCACCATCTATCCGCTCGCCATCGCCGCGCAGGCGGTTCCGATCGTCGCGGTGGCGCCGGCGCTGATCATCTGGTTCGGCAACGGCATGGCGCCGAAGATCTTCGTGACGGTGTTCCTCGTTTTTTTCCCCATGCTGGTCAACGCCTTGCGCGGATTGCGCAACGTCGATGCCGACGTCGCCGAGCTGCTCTACACGCTGTCGGCAACGCCGATGCAGCAGCTGCGCATGGTGCGTCTGCCCGCCTCGGTGCCCTTCGTCTTCAGCGCTCTGAAGCTATCGGCCTGCGCCTGCTTCGTCGCCGCCATCGTGGCGGAATGGATCGCCGCCGATCGGGGGCTCGGGCATCTGATCGTGCTTTATGGCAGCCAGTACCGCATGCCCCAGGTCTGGGCGGCGGTGCTCATCGGAACTGCGATCAGCATGATCGTCTATGGAGCGGTGGTGTTCGCCGAGGGCCGGCTCGCGCCCTGGCTCATCCGCCGCCGGTTGCCATCGGAATAG
- a CDS encoding ABC transporter ATP-binding protein: MDYRFSGDGLSIRDVGMVYRRDDQVTTALVGCSLEIPVGSWASLIGASGCGKSTLLRILADIVAPTTGAARVGGLSPSEARAMRSFALVSQQSTMLPWRTILANVELGLEVAGVDKAERRRRAAEAIELVGLKGFEQAFPAELSGGMRQRAAIARALTLKPRFLLMDEPFGALDEITREKLNFELLRILKETAATLLLVTHSIAEAIILSDVVAVMSPRPGRISHRVEIGFGHDRTAAMRDDPRFVAYEAELRHALHGPPTASRPATELSFA; encoded by the coding sequence ATGGATTATCGCTTCAGCGGAGACGGACTATCCATCCGCGATGTCGGTATGGTCTATCGGCGCGATGATCAGGTCACGACGGCGCTGGTCGGTTGCTCGCTGGAGATCCCGGTCGGAAGCTGGGCCTCGCTGATCGGCGCGTCCGGCTGCGGAAAGTCGACGCTGCTGCGCATCCTCGCCGATATCGTGGCGCCGACCACCGGCGCTGCACGTGTCGGCGGTCTCTCGCCATCCGAGGCGCGCGCCATGCGCAGCTTCGCGCTCGTTTCGCAGCAGTCGACCATGCTGCCCTGGCGCACGATCCTCGCCAATGTCGAGCTCGGTCTCGAAGTCGCGGGCGTCGACAAGGCCGAGCGGCGGCGCCGTGCCGCCGAGGCGATCGAGCTCGTCGGCCTCAAGGGCTTCGAGCAGGCTTTCCCGGCCGAGCTCTCCGGCGGCATGCGCCAGCGCGCCGCGATCGCAAGGGCGCTGACGCTGAAGCCGCGATTCCTGCTGATGGACGAGCCGTTCGGCGCGCTCGACGAGATCACGCGCGAGAAGCTCAATTTCGAGCTCCTGCGCATCCTCAAGGAAACCGCCGCGACGCTGCTGCTCGTCACCCATTCGATCGCCGAGGCGATCATCCTGTCCGATGTGGTCGCCGTCATGTCGCCGCGGCCGGGCCGGATTTCGCACCGCGTCGAAATCGGTTTCGGACACGACCGCACCGCTGCCATGCGGGACGACCCGCGCTTCGTCGCCTACGAGGCGGAACTGCGCCATGCCCTGCACGGGCCGCCGACCGCGTCGCGGCCCGCCACCGAACTTTCCTTCGCCTGA
- a CDS encoding MFS transporter — MDDETDAGAEHTGLRMTAMLVLSMLLASLGTSIANIALPTLANAFAAPFTHVQAVVVGYLAALTVTSVLAGRFGDRHGLLRVHRLGLALFAAASLAAAFAPTLPLLVAARIAQGAGAAFLTTLGMALMREALGSDRLGRAMGLLGTVSALGTALGPTLGGVVIPLAGWRSIFLLQVPLAVAALLLATGTSGGKMPPRPAATSPLLAGPQVALLPNLAVNLLVAAVMMTTLVVGPFYLTLGLGLSPATAGLAMSVGPAISILSGVPAGRAVDFLGTGRVLGGGLALIAGGALLLAALPPMAGIVGYVVAIAVLTPGYQLFQAANNTAALAAVAAERRGTAAGLLALSRNAGLILGASAMGAVFMLAAGGDDFTKAAPAAIIAGASRTFLLGSAMIVAAMVIAAWPARHAVADG, encoded by the coding sequence ATGGATGACGAGACGGATGCGGGTGCGGAACACACTGGGCTGAGGATGACGGCAATGCTGGTGCTCTCGATGCTGCTGGCCTCGCTTGGCACCAGCATCGCCAATATTGCGTTGCCGACACTGGCCAACGCCTTCGCGGCTCCGTTCACCCATGTGCAGGCGGTGGTGGTGGGCTATCTCGCGGCGCTCACGGTTACGTCGGTCCTGGCCGGGCGGTTCGGGGACCGGCATGGCCTGCTCCGCGTTCACCGGCTAGGGCTCGCCCTGTTTGCAGCGGCGTCCCTCGCCGCGGCCTTCGCTCCAACCCTGCCGCTGCTCGTTGCAGCGCGGATCGCGCAGGGCGCCGGGGCCGCTTTCCTGACGACGCTCGGCATGGCGCTGATGCGCGAGGCATTGGGCAGCGACCGTCTCGGCCGCGCAATGGGGCTGCTTGGAACAGTCTCGGCACTCGGCACCGCCCTCGGGCCGACCCTCGGCGGCGTGGTGATCCCGCTCGCGGGCTGGCGCTCCATCTTCCTGCTGCAGGTTCCGCTGGCCGTCGCCGCCCTGCTGCTCGCGACCGGAACGTCGGGCGGCAAGATGCCACCGCGCCCGGCGGCGACGTCTCCGCTGCTGGCCGGTCCACAGGTGGCCCTTCTCCCCAATCTCGCGGTCAATCTGCTGGTCGCGGCCGTTATGATGACGACGCTGGTCGTCGGCCCATTCTATCTGACCCTGGGACTCGGGCTCTCTCCGGCGACCGCCGGACTGGCGATGTCGGTCGGGCCTGCGATCTCGATTCTGAGTGGCGTCCCGGCCGGCCGGGCCGTGGATTTCCTCGGCACCGGCCGTGTCCTCGGCGGCGGGCTGGCGCTCATCGCCGGGGGAGCGCTGCTTCTCGCGGCGCTGCCGCCGATGGCCGGGATTGTCGGCTATGTCGTGGCCATCGCCGTGCTGACGCCGGGCTACCAGCTCTTTCAGGCCGCCAACAACACGGCGGCGCTGGCAGCGGTCGCGGCCGAGAGAAGAGGAACCGCCGCTGGCCTTCTGGCGCTCTCGCGCAATGCCGGCCTCATTCTCGGCGCCTCGGCGATGGGCGCCGTCTTCATGCTGGCCGCTGGCGGCGATGATTTCACCAAGGCCGCGCCGGCCGCGATCATCGCCGGCGCGAGCCGTACCTTCCTGCTCGGGTCAGCCATGATCGTCGCAGCGATGGTGATTGCCGCCTGGCCGGCACGGCACGCTGTCGCTGACGGCTAA